A single Acetivibrio cellulolyticus CD2 DNA region contains:
- the dndD gene encoding DNA sulfur modification protein DndD: MIINRIGLCNFGSFDGEVLFDISINDTNKNVILVGGKNGAGKTTLFTAIKIGLYGPLALGYDTTSSSYYRRVKRLINKNSLSKKNVNTYVTLEFILEEERELSSYKLIRKWKYEDQKLVESFSVTRNGINLSEEDHDRFENFLKTLIPPQLFDLFFFDGEKISDFFLDGNSSKNLRDALLLLCGYDTFDIMHSNFKRIHSKGSSVHLDEDEKNVSTLSEEFEKNKTLLDTEKEKLISIENEIKNLNEKLAQLEKEFRKAGGLLAQEVAKYRNDISKEEKFREEKNEWLKDYANNQLPFLLVKDLVQDVKSQIIKENKYQKYIAIKDSLNEDFLKQVINDEIANSKIRIVDEHNNNTTNSFSSVLAKHIDDKIKPDFDLTQFKPIHYLSHDDENDTLTLIKDLEEINSEQVKNCKAEIKKSIAKAQNLRKKLEACEKNDEMILNFTKEIDITKAQLNDAFVEKGKTEIQIDNLYKNVSELESKLKKAREILASSRKEKSIIALCDNASKLLANYIPVLVNKKLDIVKENFMFMFKQLIAKKDYIHSIDIDSNFNVTLYRRNIQSVSTLETMLTKIGMEAFEGQMGTQCVDTLLKALNISKKSELEKVLSNLPADQMFELPVKVDIKGFSKGEQQIYIMSLYWALIKMSNNKIPFVIDTPYARIDSIHRERITTSFFPTLSSQVMILSTDEEINNEYYALIKPYVSKEFLITYSDAEYCTNVEEKYFFEVVS, from the coding sequence ATGATAATAAATAGAATTGGTCTTTGTAATTTTGGATCCTTTGACGGAGAAGTATTATTTGATATATCGATCAATGATACAAATAAAAATGTCATACTGGTTGGTGGAAAAAATGGTGCTGGGAAAACCACCTTATTTACTGCCATTAAAATTGGTTTATATGGTCCCTTGGCATTAGGTTATGACACAACTAGTTCCAGCTATTATAGAAGAGTTAAGAGACTAATAAACAAAAATTCATTAAGCAAAAAAAATGTAAATACATACGTTACACTTGAATTCATTTTAGAAGAAGAAAGAGAATTGTCCTCCTATAAATTGATAAGAAAATGGAAATATGAAGATCAAAAACTTGTTGAATCATTCAGCGTTACAAGAAACGGAATTAATCTATCTGAAGAAGACCATGATAGATTTGAAAACTTCTTAAAAACGTTAATACCACCACAGCTTTTTGATCTATTCTTCTTTGATGGTGAAAAAATCAGTGACTTCTTTCTAGATGGTAATTCTTCTAAGAATTTACGTGATGCACTTCTATTGCTTTGTGGTTATGATACATTCGATATAATGCATAGCAACTTTAAAAGAATCCACAGCAAAGGAAGTTCCGTACATTTAGATGAGGATGAAAAAAATGTATCAACCTTATCCGAAGAATTTGAAAAGAATAAAACATTGCTTGATACCGAAAAAGAAAAACTTATATCTATAGAAAATGAAATTAAGAACCTTAATGAAAAACTTGCTCAACTGGAAAAGGAGTTTAGAAAAGCCGGGGGATTATTAGCTCAAGAAGTGGCGAAGTACAGAAACGATATTTCCAAGGAAGAAAAATTTAGAGAAGAGAAAAATGAATGGTTGAAGGATTATGCAAATAATCAATTGCCGTTTCTTTTGGTAAAAGACCTTGTTCAAGACGTTAAATCTCAGATAATAAAGGAAAATAAGTACCAAAAATACATTGCTATAAAGGATTCCCTAAATGAAGACTTTTTAAAGCAAGTTATTAACGATGAAATAGCTAATTCAAAAATTAGAATAGTTGATGAACACAATAATAATACAACCAACTCTTTCTCTTCGGTACTTGCGAAACATATAGATGATAAAATAAAACCTGATTTTGATTTAACCCAATTTAAGCCTATTCATTATTTATCTCATGATGATGAAAACGATACACTAACCTTAATCAAAGATTTAGAAGAAATTAATTCTGAACAGGTTAAAAATTGTAAAGCAGAAATAAAGAAATCTATCGCTAAAGCTCAAAATCTAAGAAAGAAACTTGAAGCTTGCGAAAAAAATGATGAAATGATATTAAATTTCACAAAGGAAATAGATATTACTAAAGCTCAATTAAATGATGCTTTTGTTGAAAAAGGAAAAACAGAAATACAAATAGACAATCTATATAAAAATGTATCAGAACTTGAATCAAAACTAAAAAAAGCACGCGAGATTCTTGCAAGTTCGAGAAAGGAAAAATCAATTATTGCTTTATGTGATAATGCAAGTAAGCTTTTAGCAAATTATATTCCGGTATTGGTTAATAAAAAGCTAGATATTGTTAAAGAAAATTTCATGTTCATGTTTAAACAGCTAATTGCTAAAAAAGACTATATTCATAGCATTGATATAGACAGTAATTTTAATGTTACACTGTATAGAAGAAATATCCAGTCAGTAAGCACTTTAGAAACAATGCTAACTAAAATTGGAATGGAAGCTTTTGAAGGTCAAATGGGTACTCAATGTGTTGATACATTATTGAAAGCATTAAATATCAGTAAAAAGTCCGAATTAGAAAAGGTTCTATCAAACCTGCCTGCTGATCAAATGTTTGAACTGCCAGTTAAAGTTGATATAAAAGGCTTTTCAAAAGGAGAACAGCAAATATATATAATGTCTTTGTACTGGGCATTGATAAAAATGTCAAATAATAAAATCCCATTTGTCATTGATACTCCGTACGCTAGAATTGACAGCATTCATAGAGAGAGAATAACTACATCTTTCTTCCCTACTTTGAGCAGTCAGGTGATGATTCTTTCAACAGATGAAGAAATAAATAATGAATACTATGCCTTAATTAAACCATATGTTTCAAAAGAATTTTTGATTACATATTCAGATGCAGAATATTGCACAAATGTTGAAGAGAAATACTTTTTTGAGGTGGTATCATGA
- the dndC gene encoding DNA phosphorothioation system sulfurtransferase DndC has translation MSNSYFEENSINDILDEIESVYLHDLKPWVIGFSGGKDSTTVCQLVFQMMQRLPREKRVKPIYIVSSDTMVENPIVIDYLKKMSDMIKQSSRDQDLPIYAEMVHPKLEDTFWSLVIGLGYPTPEPPGFRWCTDRLKINPSNRFIKEKVESDGGVVVLLGVRKAESIARARRIEGRKIVGKLLNKHEVIEDAYVYNPITELTTEDVWNVLLNTNNGISPWGSDNNYLLSLYKNEDGGECPFTITDTKKDKDMPTCGNTRFGCWVCTMVKVDKSLKGFIESGEDWLIPLREFRTWLLSVRNDPTMRDTKRRDGNVYEKGDGSRGFGPFTLYGRRIILKKLLETENIVEREAGIKLITLDELKKIDELWDNEGDLSRRMLVDTYKEVKGIELDWDKYKKPIYDDDVIEELKQYCQEYNVEFELMSKLIISVNNNKFITRKPVLKESFEKILKENWLHYNNVKEGIKDDNK, from the coding sequence ATGAGTAATAGTTATTTTGAAGAAAATTCAATAAATGATATTTTGGATGAAATCGAATCTGTGTATCTTCATGATCTAAAGCCTTGGGTAATCGGCTTTAGTGGAGGCAAAGATTCAACAACCGTTTGTCAATTGGTATTTCAAATGATGCAAAGACTTCCTAGAGAAAAAAGGGTTAAACCCATTTATATTGTTTCATCTGACACAATGGTTGAAAATCCTATAGTGATAGACTATTTAAAGAAAATGTCAGATATGATTAAACAAAGCTCAAGAGACCAGGACTTACCTATTTATGCAGAAATGGTACACCCAAAATTGGAAGATACATTCTGGTCACTGGTAATAGGACTTGGTTACCCTACCCCTGAACCACCAGGATTTAGATGGTGTACAGATAGATTAAAAATTAATCCATCAAATAGATTTATAAAAGAAAAAGTTGAATCCGATGGCGGAGTTGTAGTTCTTTTAGGTGTTAGAAAAGCCGAAAGTATTGCTAGGGCCAGAAGAATTGAAGGAAGAAAAATTGTTGGTAAACTTTTAAACAAGCACGAAGTTATTGAAGATGCTTATGTATATAATCCTATAACTGAATTAACAACTGAAGATGTATGGAATGTTTTATTAAACACTAATAACGGTATTTCTCCATGGGGTTCAGATAATAATTACTTACTATCATTGTACAAAAATGAAGACGGCGGAGAATGTCCATTTACTATCACTGATACAAAAAAAGACAAAGACATGCCTACGTGTGGTAATACAAGGTTTGGGTGTTGGGTTTGTACTATGGTTAAGGTAGATAAATCTCTAAAAGGATTTATTGAAAGTGGTGAAGATTGGCTTATACCATTACGTGAATTTAGGACTTGGTTACTTAGTGTAAGAAATGACCCAACCATGAGAGATACAAAACGTAGAGATGGTAATGTTTATGAAAAAGGTGATGGAAGTAGAGGATTTGGTCCATTTACACTTTATGGTCGAAGAATAATTCTAAAAAAGCTTCTTGAAACAGAAAACATAGTTGAAAGAGAAGCAGGTATAAAGCTAATAACTCTTGATGAACTAAAAAAAATAGATGAATTATGGGATAATGAAGGTGACCTTTCAAGAAGAATGCTTGTAGATACATATAAAGAAGTTAAAGGAATTGAACTCGATTGGGATAAATATAAAAAGCCTATATATGATGACGATGTTATTGAAGAATTAAAACAATATTGTCAGGAATATAACGTTGAGTTTGAATTAATGAGTAAACTGATTATATCAGTTAACAATAATAAGTTCATTACAAGGAAACCTGTTTTAAAAGAAAGCTTTGAAAAGATATTGAAAGAAAATTGGCTCCATTATAACAACGTAAAAGAAGGAATTAAAGATGATAATAAATAG
- the dndB gene encoding DNA sulfur modification protein DndB: MTSKFTFSFPAIKGIQAKKEYYVAMCPLRVISKIFQTSEIDLPPEYRAQRTLNTTRIPEITDYIIDNPEDYVFSSLTASVDGEMSFESYMDMDLGKLDISMDAKFLINDGQHRRAAIEEALKLNPELEKETISVVFFKDKGLVRSQQMFADLNKHAKNTTKSIGILYDSRDQLSLLVKKVLDEIPLLKQFTDKEADNLSKFSPKLFTLTNIYSSISCIISKKRGDILSKNDEKFVLEYWNLLCNTIYEWNQVKSKKLSAYECRKNFINAHGVVLIALGHLGNYFYQNGIKDYSDKISCLNKIDWSRSNVKDWTGRVITSNGKINKNTTAIKLTYNKIKELLGYELNSEEKTLEDTLIY; encoded by the coding sequence ATGACTTCAAAATTCACTTTTTCATTCCCTGCAATTAAAGGGATACAAGCAAAAAAAGAATATTATGTAGCAATGTGCCCTTTACGAGTTATTTCTAAAATATTTCAGACTTCTGAAATTGATTTACCTCCTGAATATAGGGCTCAAAGAACATTAAATACAACAAGAATTCCCGAAATCACTGATTACATTATTGATAATCCGGAAGACTATGTTTTCTCTTCCCTCACTGCATCAGTTGATGGAGAAATGTCTTTTGAATCATATATGGATATGGATTTGGGTAAACTTGATATTTCCATGGACGCTAAATTCCTTATAAATGACGGTCAACATCGAAGAGCAGCAATAGAAGAAGCTCTTAAATTAAATCCTGAACTTGAAAAGGAAACAATATCGGTTGTATTTTTTAAGGATAAAGGCCTAGTAAGAAGTCAGCAAATGTTTGCGGACTTAAATAAGCATGCTAAAAACACTACAAAATCAATTGGTATTTTATACGACAGTAGAGACCAACTATCATTGTTGGTTAAAAAGGTATTGGATGAAATCCCATTATTAAAGCAATTTACAGATAAAGAAGCCGATAATTTATCAAAGTTTTCACCTAAGCTTTTCACTTTAACAAACATTTATAGTTCTATAAGCTGTATTATAAGTAAAAAACGTGGAGATATTTTAAGTAAAAATGATGAGAAGTTTGTTTTAGAGTATTGGAATTTACTGTGCAACACCATTTATGAATGGAATCAGGTAAAGTCTAAAAAGCTTAGTGCTTATGAATGCAGAAAGAACTTTATAAATGCTCATGGTGTAGTTTTAATTGCTTTAGGACATTTGGGAAATTACTTTTATCAAAATGGAATCAAAGATTATTCTGATAAAATCAGCTGTCTTAATAAAATTGACTGGAGTAGATCAAATGTTAAAGATTGGACAGGCCGAGTAATAACATCAAATGGCAAAATAAATAAAAATACAACAGCTATAAAACTTACATATAACAAGATAAAAGAGTTATTAGGTTATGAATTGAATTCTGAAGAAAAAACACTGGAAGACACATTAATTTATTAG
- a CDS encoding reverse transcriptase/maturase family protein, whose translation MTLQEWVQKNQKAKRYAHFDKRVSLKKILTYISEPDNISHHGFYPFIHYTKVFNKYSNGKIKKKERELNYSAHIDRYIYSYYGFLLNQKYNDRVFQDGLNDVSLAYRDNLGKNNIHFAKSAVDKIREIGKCYIIVGDFTNFFDQLDHKYLKDMLCDLLQVKLLPDDYYAVFKNITKYSKWELIDILNYYGLAVNEKGIKELNEKHVVFTLKEFKRLKKIDQNNPKPNKNNYGIPQGSAISAVLSNIYMLKCDKILNDYVKKYNGLYMRYSDDFIIVLPKITEDVFKDQFQYINTTIKSIPYLILQPDKTQVFCYTDTCLISCNTLVMPDIQNRQNRINYLGFTFDGKEVTIRDKTITKYYYRMYRKLKTIVKNNGITKNGNRISCENVYYKYSSKGARIIKENGQQKNRGNFITYVQRAEKIWGPEEPINRSTKNHLLKIRRQLDKLKQNG comes from the coding sequence ATGACTCTTCAAGAATGGGTGCAAAAAAACCAAAAAGCAAAGAGATATGCACATTTTGATAAAAGAGTATCTTTAAAAAAGATTTTGACTTATATTAGTGAGCCGGATAATATAAGTCATCATGGGTTCTATCCATTTATTCATTATACAAAAGTATTTAATAAGTATAGTAATGGTAAAATAAAGAAGAAAGAAAGAGAGCTTAATTACTCTGCACATATTGATAGATACATTTATTCTTATTATGGATTTTTACTAAATCAAAAATATAATGATAGAGTTTTTCAAGATGGGCTAAATGATGTTTCTTTAGCTTACAGAGATAATTTAGGAAAGAATAATATTCACTTTGCAAAAAGTGCTGTAGATAAAATCCGAGAAATAGGAAAATGTTATATTATCGTAGGCGATTTTACAAACTTTTTTGATCAGTTAGATCATAAGTACCTCAAAGATATGCTATGTGATTTATTACAAGTCAAATTGTTGCCAGATGATTATTATGCTGTATTTAAAAATATAACGAAGTACTCAAAATGGGAATTGATTGACATCCTAAATTATTATGGACTAGCTGTTAATGAAAAAGGAATAAAAGAACTAAATGAAAAACATGTTGTTTTTACTTTAAAGGAATTCAAAAGATTAAAAAAGATAGATCAAAACAATCCCAAACCTAATAAAAATAATTATGGAATTCCGCAAGGCTCAGCAATTAGTGCGGTATTATCAAATATTTATATGCTTAAATGCGATAAAATCCTCAATGATTATGTAAAAAAATATAATGGACTATACATGCGATATAGCGATGATTTTATTATTGTATTACCTAAGATAACAGAAGACGTATTTAAGGATCAATTTCAATATATAAACACAACTATAAAATCAATACCTTACCTTATATTACAACCAGATAAGACTCAAGTTTTCTGCTATACGGATACTTGTTTAATTAGTTGCAATACTTTAGTAATGCCAGATATTCAGAATAGACAAAATAGAATTAATTATCTAGGGTTTACATTTGACGGTAAAGAAGTTACGATAAGAGATAAAACGATTACAAAATATTACTATCGAATGTATAGAAAGCTAAAAACAATAGTAAAAAATAATGGAATAACAAAAAATGGGAACCGGATTAGTTGCGAAAATGTTTATTATAAATATTCTAGTAAAGGCGCTCGGATAATAAAAGAAAATGGACAACAAAAGAATAGAGGAAACTTTATTACATATGTGCAAAGAGCTGAAAAAATTTGGGGACCTGAAGAACCTATTAATAGATCCACTAAAAATCATTTGTTAAAAATTCGAAGACAGTTGGATAAATTAAAACAAAATGGCTAA
- the argS gene encoding arginine--tRNA ligase, which yields MKTIKEEVINAILNHVNLDKNEIERLIEIPPNDDMGDYSFPCFQLSKTLRKAPHIIAGELADKITKPECIEKICVIGGYLNFYAEKVNFTTIVLKKIQEQGENFGSSDVGKGKNIVLDYCATNIAKPFHIGHLPTTVIGNSLYKIFKFLGYNCVGINHLGDWGTQFGKLIVAYKKWGNNAEIEKNPIKELVKIYVKFHKEAKIDKSLDDEGRAAFKAIEDGKDEYVKLWKWFRDISISEFKRILGVLKIDFDSWNGESFFNDKMEPVINELKEKGLLQESQGAHIVDLSEFNMPPCIILRSDGATLYATRDLAAIFYRKETYDFHKILYCVATQQNLHFQQLFKVIEKMGYPWAENLVHVANGMISLESSSMGTRQGTAVFLDDVLSEAVSKALAIIEEKNPELEGKEEVSRMVGIGAIKFSALKNKRIKDSVFAWEKVLNFEGETSCYIQYTYARICSVIKKVENSEDLGINYSLLAEGDSYDVVKLLAKFPDIVESASNEYEPSIISKYLIDLVQSYNKFYHFNPILSSEDELKYSRIALCKAVKIVVKNGMSLLGIECPERM from the coding sequence ATGAAAACAATAAAAGAAGAAGTTATAAACGCTATTTTAAATCATGTGAATTTAGATAAAAATGAAATAGAAAGATTGATTGAAATACCTCCCAATGATGATATGGGCGACTATTCCTTTCCATGCTTTCAGCTCTCCAAAACGCTAAGAAAAGCACCCCATATAATTGCCGGAGAGTTGGCAGATAAAATAACTAAGCCTGAGTGTATAGAAAAAATCTGTGTCATTGGTGGATATCTTAACTTTTATGCAGAGAAGGTTAATTTCACTACTATTGTCCTTAAGAAGATTCAAGAGCAGGGAGAAAACTTTGGTAGTTCTGATGTTGGTAAAGGAAAAAACATAGTCCTCGATTATTGTGCAACAAATATTGCAAAACCTTTTCATATAGGCCATTTACCTACAACTGTTATAGGAAATTCACTTTATAAAATCTTCAAATTCCTAGGATATAATTGTGTTGGAATTAACCATTTAGGAGATTGGGGAACACAATTCGGAAAATTGATTGTTGCTTATAAAAAATGGGGTAACAACGCTGAAATTGAGAAAAATCCTATTAAAGAGCTTGTTAAGATTTACGTTAAATTTCACAAAGAAGCAAAAATAGATAAGAGCTTGGATGATGAAGGAAGGGCTGCATTTAAAGCTATAGAAGATGGAAAAGATGAATACGTAAAGCTATGGAAGTGGTTTAGGGATATCAGTATTTCTGAGTTTAAAAGAATACTTGGTGTCTTGAAAATAGACTTTGATTCATGGAATGGAGAGAGCTTTTTTAATGATAAGATGGAGCCCGTTATTAATGAACTAAAAGAGAAAGGCTTGCTTCAGGAAAGCCAAGGAGCACATATTGTTGACTTATCTGAATTTAATATGCCACCTTGCATTATTTTGCGAAGCGATGGTGCTACTTTGTATGCAACTCGTGACTTGGCAGCAATATTTTATCGAAAGGAAACATATGATTTCCATAAAATTTTATATTGTGTTGCTACACAGCAGAATTTACATTTCCAGCAGCTTTTTAAGGTTATAGAAAAAATGGGATATCCATGGGCTGAAAACCTTGTTCATGTTGCTAATGGAATGATAAGTCTTGAAAGTAGCTCTATGGGTACACGACAAGGGACGGCTGTATTTTTGGATGATGTTTTGAGCGAAGCCGTGTCAAAAGCACTGGCAATTATAGAAGAAAAAAACCCTGAACTTGAAGGCAAAGAGGAAGTTTCCAGAATGGTTGGGATCGGAGCTATAAAATTCAGTGCACTGAAGAACAAAAGAATAAAGGACTCAGTCTTTGCTTGGGAAAAGGTATTAAACTTTGAGGGAGAGACTTCTTGTTACATTCAGTATACTTACGCTAGGATCTGTAGTGTTATAAAAAAGGTAGAAAACTCAGAAGATTTGGGTATAAACTACAGCCTTTTAGCAGAAGGAGATTCATATGATGTTGTAAAACTTTTAGCAAAATTTCCTGACATTGTAGAAAGTGCTTCAAATGAATATGAACCTTCGATTATTTCAAAGTACCTTATTGATCTTGTTCAAAGCTATAACAAATTTTATCATTTCAACCCCATTTTAAGCAGTGAAGATGAATTAAAGTATTCCAGGATAGCTCTTTGCAAAGCTGTAAAAATTGTTGTAAAAAACGGAATGTCCTTATTAGGAATAGAATGCCCTGAAAGAATGTAG
- a CDS encoding helix-turn-helix domain-containing protein — MLFGDKIKELRTIAGMSQQELANNAGLSLRSIQNYESNKRYPKDVSILNRLCKVLNTTIEELMTEKANFIQEASEKYGSSRKKDAKKLVEEVGGLFACTELNEDDKEKVFRAITELYWRAKDNNKKFVPKKYIEDTTE, encoded by the coding sequence ATGTTATTTGGTGACAAAATTAAGGAGTTAAGAACTATTGCTGGAATGAGCCAACAAGAATTAGCTAATAATGCCGGACTTTCCTTACGTTCTATTCAAAACTATGAAAGCAATAAACGTTATCCAAAAGATGTTTCTATCCTAAATAGACTCTGTAAGGTACTAAATACAACAATTGAAGAACTTATGACCGAAAAAGCTAATTTCATTCAGGAAGCATCAGAAAAATACGGTTCTAGTAGAAAAAAAGATGCAAAAAAACTGGTTGAAGAAGTTGGCGGTCTTTTTGCCTGTACTGAATTAAATGAGGACGATAAGGAAAAAGTTTTTAGAGCAATAACAGAATTGTATTGGAGGGCCAAGGATAATAACAAGAAGTTTGTTCCTAAGAAATATATTGAAGACACAACTGAATAA
- a CDS encoding ImmA/IrrE family metallo-endopeptidase: protein MIDSNRFNFIKNKAWETRKHLKIRISYINAEEVLKNSYKDKCIIRYMDFGPSADADIVSYLHDKFDITVIIINSRRNTPLLKKRLNFSLAHEIGHIELGHFELLKDKSINKATLEDEADEFASHFLVPLSRLHNCKRSTNQQLSDIFLVSEEVIAIQKSKIGIISTRRKPKYHKFY, encoded by the coding sequence ATGATTGATTCAAATCGTTTTAATTTTATTAAGAATAAAGCATGGGAAACACGCAAACACCTGAAAATAAGGATCTCTTATATTAATGCAGAAGAAGTTTTAAAGAACAGCTATAAAGACAAATGTATTATCCGATATATGGATTTTGGTCCTAGTGCTGATGCAGATATTGTCTCTTACCTGCATGACAAATTTGATATTACTGTCATTATTATTAATTCCCGTAGAAATACTCCCCTGTTAAAGAAAAGGCTGAATTTTTCATTAGCTCATGAAATTGGGCATATTGAACTTGGCCATTTTGAGCTACTAAAAGATAAATCCATTAATAAAGCCACTCTTGAGGATGAAGCAGATGAATTTGCGTCCCATTTCCTTGTTCCTCTTTCAAGGCTGCATAATTGTAAAAGAAGCACTAACCAGCAGCTATCGGATATATTTCTTGTATCAGAAGAAGTCATAGCAATTCAAAAATCAAAAATTGGCATTATTTCTACTCGAAGAAAACCAAAATACCATAAATTTTATTAA
- a CDS encoding helix-turn-helix transcriptional regulator: MKNRIRELRKELGFTQEELGKMIGLSERSVGSYETSDRDPDTDTLNKLAQIFDCTIDYMLMRSNTRKTEEKKEMAEAEEMYRVDPDFLIEMCRAKVLPDEVRKRLREYAAFEMERFLKEKDSKND, translated from the coding sequence ATGAAGAATAGGATAAGAGAGCTCCGTAAAGAGTTGGGGTTTACTCAAGAAGAATTAGGTAAAATGATTGGTTTATCCGAACGTTCAGTCGGTTCCTACGAAACTAGTGACAGAGATCCCGATACTGACACCTTGAATAAATTAGCTCAAATTTTTGATTGTACAATAGATTATATGCTAATGCGTTCTAATACCCGTAAAACAGAGGAAAAAAAAGAAATGGCAGAAGCAGAAGAAATGTACCGGGTAGACCCTGACTTTCTTATAGAAATGTGCAGAGCAAAGGTTTTGCCAGATGAAGTCAGAAAAAGGCTCAGGGAATATGCAGCCTTTGAAATGGAAAGGTTTTTGAAGGAGAAAGATAGTAAGAATGATTGA
- a CDS encoding sigma-70 RNA polymerase sigma factor region 4 domain-containing protein, with amino-acid sequence MDNEKKFYLRVGQIVEEVSEEIYKEYYKMQRRERYLEERDLAHGKFLYSQFDNVYEDVLGEELLKDSTRENVCDSVVTKVMIEKLRKSLELLNKEEIGLIINLFYMGKSQRQFSREIGIPVMTINSRKESILKKLRKYMGTK; translated from the coding sequence ATGGATAATGAAAAGAAGTTTTATTTAAGAGTAGGCCAAATTGTAGAAGAAGTGTCGGAGGAAATCTATAAAGAGTACTACAAAATGCAAAGGAGAGAGCGATATTTAGAAGAACGGGATTTAGCACACGGAAAGTTCTTATATTCGCAGTTTGATAATGTTTATGAAGATGTTTTAGGAGAAGAGCTGCTTAAAGACAGCACTAGAGAAAATGTATGTGATTCTGTAGTTACAAAGGTAATGATAGAAAAACTGAGAAAAAGCCTGGAGCTTCTTAATAAGGAGGAAATAGGGTTAATAATCAACTTATTTTATATGGGCAAAAGTCAACGCCAATTTTCAAGAGAGATCGGTATTCCGGTGATGACGATAAATAGTAGAAAAGAAAGTATTTTAAAGAAGCTTAGAAAATATATGGGCACTAAATAA